In Penaeus vannamei isolate JL-2024 chromosome 4, ASM4276789v1, whole genome shotgun sequence, a single window of DNA contains:
- the LOC113800083 gene encoding uncharacterized protein translates to MRHLLLSGLLVVDLLLLAESFILPPGYVTPLFPNLPVPVLPTLGVIQASGLMPLLVSTLNAVQAATIIVLFATGGYRRKRSSSSEGSANPESLLLAAVGRLDTHGCVLKLLCQLEAESPDALSPEERIFAGVFADRLELFAKDSGAAEEHAGDGQVCEASGDRCPLEGDLLRGLLRRVWSSYSG, encoded by the exons ATGCGCCACCTCCTCCTGTCAGGACTCCTCGTGGTCGACCTCCTCCTGTTGGCGGagtccttcatccttccccctggCTACGTCACCCCGCTCTTCCCGAATCTTCCTGTCCCTGTTCTTCCTACGCTCGGGGTGATTCAAGCCAGCGGACTGATGCCTCTGTTGGTGTCTACGCTGAACGCTGTACAG GCCGCCACCATTATAGTTCTCTTCGCGACCGGGGGCTACAGGCGCAAGAGAAGTTCCAGCTCAGAAGGATCAGCGAATCCCGAATCCCTCCTGCTCGCCGCTGTCGGCCGCCTGGACACTCACGGCTGCGTCCTCAAGTTGCTGTGTCAGCTGGAGGCCGAATCCCCCGACGCGCTCTCGCCCGAGGAAAGGATCTTCGCGGGTGTGTTCGCCGACCGCCTCGAGCTCTTCGCCAAGGACAGCGGCGCCGCGGAGGAACATGCAGGCGATGGCCAAGTGTGTGAGGCGTCAGGCGATCGGTGTCCGCTCGAGGGCGATCTCTTGAGAGGCTTGCTGCGTAGGGTTTGGAGTAGCTATTCTGGGTGA